From Desmospora profundinema, a single genomic window includes:
- a CDS encoding tetratricopeptide repeat protein gives MTSQKPALVDLSPYTIFDEHLREVPTDLTVFAGAIRQAEKQLKQAVSDGDDAAILRLHGYIGDACRVAGRLDEAVEYLGEAIRLSRRTGNKRAEAANRIRLAEAKKYQGEGKVAERMLQEVAGETRVGKGADLHHFALQHWGKCLLDQGKPAEAISVLEKALALREALGNEGWLRSTRMALERAKKKSCR, from the coding sequence ATGACCAGCCAGAAGCCCGCACTTGTCGACCTCTCCCCGTATACCATCTTTGATGAGCACCTGCGAGAAGTGCCGACGGATCTGACGGTGTTCGCAGGCGCGATCCGTCAGGCGGAGAAGCAGCTGAAACAGGCGGTAAGCGATGGGGACGATGCAGCTATCCTTCGTCTTCACGGGTACATAGGAGATGCCTGCCGGGTGGCGGGACGGTTGGATGAAGCGGTGGAATACTTGGGTGAAGCGATTCGGCTATCGCGCCGAACGGGAAACAAGCGAGCGGAAGCAGCCAACCGAATCCGATTAGCCGAAGCGAAAAAATACCAGGGAGAGGGAAAGGTCGCAGAACGGATGTTACAGGAAGTGGCGGGGGAGACCCGGGTTGGTAAAGGGGCAGACCTTCATCACTTCGCTTTGCAGCATTGGGGGAAGTGTTTGTTGGATCAGGGGAAACCCGCAGAAGCCATTTCGGTTTTGGAAAAGGCGTTGGCCCTCAGGGAAGCGTTGGGGAATGAAGGTTGGCTCCGTTCCACCCGAATGGCCTTGGAGCGGGCGAAAAAGAAATCTTGTCGTTAA
- the coaE gene encoding dephospho-CoA kinase codes for MKVGLTGGIATGKSTVSRMLSERGAAIVDADVVAREVVEPGTEGASLIRERFGEGVFLPDGSLDRQSLGRIIFADKQAREDLNRLLHPLIIRRMEEETARRQAADPHCIVVWDTPLLIEESLTDRVDWVVVVYIPIALQQKRLMERDGIRAEEARSRMKAQMSIEEKKSFADILIDNSGTLAETERQVDALWQTLVSKNGSAQP; via the coding sequence GTGAAAGTGGGCTTAACCGGGGGGATCGCCACCGGCAAGAGTACAGTCTCCCGCATGTTAAGTGAGCGGGGAGCGGCGATTGTCGATGCGGATGTGGTGGCGAGAGAAGTGGTGGAGCCGGGGACGGAAGGCGCATCCCTTATACGGGAGCGTTTCGGGGAAGGCGTCTTTCTGCCCGATGGCAGTCTGGATCGCCAGTCGCTGGGCCGGATCATCTTTGCCGACAAACAGGCCCGCGAAGATTTGAACCGGCTGCTTCACCCCTTGATCATCCGTCGGATGGAAGAGGAGACCGCTCGTCGACAGGCGGCGGATCCTCACTGTATTGTGGTGTGGGACACGCCTTTGTTAATCGAAGAAAGTTTGACGGATCGGGTCGATTGGGTGGTTGTCGTATACATACCGATCGCTCTGCAGCAGAAGCGGTTAATGGAGCGGGATGGAATCCGTGCGGAGGAAGCCCGCTCCCGAATGAAAGCCCAGATGTCTATCGAGGAGAAAAAATCCTTCGCCGACATCCTGATTGACAATTCCGGAACGTTGGCGGAGACGGAAAGACAGGTGGATGCGCTATGGCAAACCCTGGTCTCGAAAAATGGATCCGCCCAGCCATAG
- a CDS encoding HAL/PAL/TAL family ammonia-lyase, translated as MKTKEAIRKLLSINGSSLEIEDIVNMARKLDDRKTVLSKDSVIRMECSDNFKNRMIDTKQPIYGVTTGFGDSSRYQISPEKTADLQLNMVKYHLNGTGPTASDDVIRATMLIRANCLAKGNSGIRPVVVHQLLEYLNKDIIPVIPERGSVGASGDLIPLSYLASAIIGEGQVKCKGQIRDIKEVLDENSVNPIVLEAKEGLSLINGTSFMTAFAVLAVWDAKELAFVADLCTAMATEALMGDRGHFHPFIHQVKPHEGQLESARLIYEMLSESRLARDKILSLNNEFEEKGYQEWDRPIQDRYSIRCAPHVTGVLRDTIRWVKQWVEVECNSSNDNPLFDVNSRHVYNGGNFYGGHIVQAMDSLKVAVSNIADLLDRQLELVVDEKFNNNLTPNLIPRFDPEDYESGLNHGFKGMQLASSAITAEALKMSGPVSVFSRSTEAHNQDKVSMGTIAARDARTIIELVREVSAIHLLVLCQALELRGVEYMGDKTQAAFYLVREQVPFVDRDRRMDQDIQRVVELIKTGRLRNVVGNV; from the coding sequence ATGAAAACCAAAGAGGCAATACGAAAATTATTAAGTATTAATGGAAGTAGTCTGGAAATAGAAGATATTGTAAATATGGCTCGTAAACTGGATGACCGGAAAACGGTACTGTCCAAGGATTCCGTAATACGCATGGAATGTTCCGATAATTTTAAAAATAGAATGATCGATACTAAACAACCGATTTATGGCGTAACTACCGGTTTTGGTGACAGTTCCAGATACCAAATTTCGCCTGAAAAAACGGCTGATTTGCAATTAAACATGGTCAAATACCACCTAAATGGAACTGGGCCCACTGCTTCTGATGATGTCATCCGAGCGACGATGCTAATCCGAGCAAACTGTTTAGCAAAGGGAAATTCGGGGATTCGTCCTGTTGTAGTTCATCAGTTGTTGGAGTACTTAAATAAAGATATCATTCCTGTAATTCCCGAAAGGGGGTCGGTGGGAGCGAGTGGGGACTTAATCCCCTTGAGTTATCTAGCTTCGGCAATCATTGGGGAGGGACAGGTCAAGTGTAAAGGGCAGATAAGAGATATTAAAGAAGTATTAGATGAAAATTCCGTAAATCCGATTGTATTGGAAGCAAAAGAGGGTTTGTCGTTAATCAACGGTACTTCTTTTATGACAGCTTTCGCTGTTTTAGCTGTTTGGGACGCCAAAGAATTGGCTTTTGTTGCTGACCTTTGTACGGCGATGGCAACGGAAGCGCTAATGGGAGATCGGGGTCATTTCCATCCCTTCATCCACCAAGTGAAACCACATGAAGGTCAATTGGAAAGTGCTAGATTAATTTATGAAATGTTATCGGAATCCCGCTTGGCCCGAGATAAAATATTAAGCCTGAATAACGAATTCGAAGAGAAAGGGTATCAAGAATGGGATCGTCCGATCCAAGACAGGTATTCTATCCGTTGTGCCCCTCATGTCACCGGGGTGTTAAGAGATACCATCCGTTGGGTGAAGCAGTGGGTGGAAGTGGAATGTAACTCTAGTAATGACAACCCTCTTTTTGATGTCAACAGTCGTCATGTATACAATGGTGGAAATTTTTATGGCGGCCATATCGTACAGGCGATGGATTCACTGAAGGTGGCCGTATCCAATATTGCGGATTTGTTAGATAGACAATTGGAGTTGGTGGTGGACGAAAAATTTAATAACAATCTGACCCCTAACTTGATTCCCAGGTTTGATCCAGAAGATTATGAATCGGGACTTAATCATGGTTTCAAGGGAATGCAGTTGGCCAGCTCAGCCATCACTGCTGAAGCATTGAAAATGTCGGGTCCTGTCAGTGTATTTTCCCGGTCGACTGAGGCTCACAATCAGGATAAGGTGAGCATGGGTACAATCGCTGCAAGAGATGCACGAACCATTATAGAGTTAGTACGGGAAGTATCCGCCATTCATTTACTCGTATTGTGCCAAGCGCTAGAATTAAGAGGGGTCGAATATATGGGAGATAAGACTCAGGCGGCTTTCTACCTTGTCCGCGAGCAAGTGCCATTTGTAGACCGAGATCGACGGATGGATCAGGACATCCAACGCGTGGTGGAATTGATCAAGACGGGAAGGCTTCGAAACGTGGTCGGAAATGTATGA
- the polA gene encoding DNA polymerase I → MDKLVLIDGNSIAFRAFYALPLLTNSSGTYTNAAYGFTMMLMKVLEEEKPSRVLVAFDAGRTTFRHDQYKAYKGTRDKTPGELSEQLPLIKEVLDAFGVRHFELEQYEADDIIGTLAKLGDRNGIPVTIVTGDKDLLQLVTDYVTLLMTRKGVTDAERFDRQAIGDKYGLRPDQIVDLKGLMGDSSDNIPGIPGVGEKTALKLLHQFETVEGVLDHIPDLPGKKLKERVEEHQEQARLSKELATIYCEVPLDFSLEDLIYEGYDPVQVAPVFKQLEFKTLLERIQKDVPQEKVEVKTISSPTVTGDNTSEWESLFEEEELSLFVEKTAPNYHRADVLGVALSDGKRQVYIPLAVARDWRAFKDWLADPEKKKIAYDAKGTSIALSRHGLDSACYGFDVLLASYLINASESGHELSDIVERKLDGFLPDDDSVYGKGAKRKQLEGEELAAHLARKANALVALKPVLADELESYQLDALFYELEMPVTRVLAEMEWHGVKVDEERLRALGDELQERLDELTETIHDLAGTPFNINSPKQLGEILYDKLGLPVLKKTKTGYSTSADVLEKLAPQHEIVEQILHYRQVGKLISTYVEGLLKEMTETGKIHTRFQQAITATGRLSSTDPNLQNIPVRLEEGRRIRQVFVPSEADWVIVSADYSQIELRVLAHLSQDEGLMEAFRTDMDVHTKTAMDVFGVKESDVTSLMRRHAKAVNFGIVYGISDYGLSQNLNISRKEAAAFIQRYFDSYPGVKRYMDEIVQQAKKEGYVSTMLNRRRYLPDINSRHFNRRSFAERTAMNTPIQGSAADIIKQAMVHMQQALKEDGLDSRLLLQVHDELIFEAPRDEVDALSARVVDVMEGAVELSVPLKVDVNVGKTWYEAK, encoded by the coding sequence ATGGACAAATTGGTGTTGATTGACGGGAACAGTATCGCTTTTCGCGCGTTTTACGCGCTGCCGCTGCTGACCAATTCCAGCGGAACCTACACCAACGCCGCTTATGGCTTCACCATGATGCTGATGAAGGTGTTGGAAGAAGAAAAACCGAGCCGGGTGCTGGTGGCATTTGATGCGGGTAGAACGACGTTTCGTCATGATCAGTATAAGGCATATAAAGGAACACGGGATAAGACTCCGGGGGAACTGTCCGAACAGCTGCCCTTGATCAAAGAAGTACTGGATGCGTTTGGAGTTCGTCACTTCGAGCTGGAGCAGTATGAAGCGGATGACATTATCGGCACCCTGGCCAAGCTCGGGGATCGCAACGGAATCCCTGTGACGATTGTCACAGGGGATAAGGATTTATTGCAGTTGGTGACCGATTATGTCACGCTCCTGATGACCCGCAAAGGAGTAACCGATGCAGAGCGTTTTGACCGGCAGGCGATTGGGGACAAGTACGGTTTGCGGCCCGACCAGATCGTCGATCTGAAAGGGCTGATGGGGGACAGTTCGGATAACATTCCCGGTATCCCCGGTGTGGGGGAGAAAACCGCTCTCAAGCTGCTGCACCAGTTTGAAACGGTGGAAGGGGTATTGGATCATATCCCCGACCTCCCCGGAAAGAAATTGAAGGAACGGGTGGAGGAACATCAGGAACAAGCGCGATTAAGCAAAGAATTGGCCACCATTTACTGTGAGGTCCCATTGGACTTCTCCTTGGAGGATCTGATCTATGAGGGCTATGATCCGGTACAGGTGGCGCCGGTTTTTAAACAGCTGGAGTTTAAAACCTTGTTGGAACGAATCCAAAAGGATGTACCGCAGGAGAAGGTGGAAGTAAAAACGATCTCCTCTCCGACCGTAACCGGTGACAACACTTCGGAATGGGAGTCGTTGTTTGAGGAAGAGGAGCTCTCCCTGTTTGTGGAAAAGACGGCACCCAACTATCACCGTGCCGATGTGTTGGGAGTCGCTCTTTCCGATGGCAAGCGGCAAGTGTATATTCCGTTAGCGGTCGCCAGAGATTGGCGTGCTTTCAAGGATTGGCTGGCGGATCCGGAAAAGAAAAAAATCGCCTATGATGCCAAAGGAACGAGCATCGCCCTCTCCCGACATGGATTGGATTCGGCGTGCTACGGTTTTGATGTGTTGTTGGCCTCCTACCTGATCAATGCTTCCGAGTCGGGACACGAACTGAGCGACATCGTGGAACGAAAGCTGGACGGCTTCCTTCCGGACGATGATTCCGTCTATGGGAAAGGGGCCAAACGGAAGCAGTTGGAAGGAGAAGAGCTGGCGGCTCATCTGGCCCGTAAGGCAAACGCATTGGTGGCGTTAAAGCCGGTATTGGCCGATGAGCTGGAGTCGTACCAACTGGACGCGTTGTTTTACGAGCTGGAAATGCCTGTGACCCGCGTATTGGCCGAGATGGAATGGCATGGGGTGAAAGTGGATGAAGAACGGTTGCGGGCGTTGGGGGATGAGTTGCAAGAACGGTTGGACGAACTGACTGAGACGATCCATGATCTGGCGGGCACCCCGTTTAACATCAACTCGCCCAAGCAGCTGGGTGAGATTTTGTATGACAAACTGGGATTGCCGGTCTTAAAGAAAACAAAGACCGGATATTCCACCAGTGCGGATGTACTGGAAAAATTGGCACCCCAGCATGAGATCGTGGAACAAATTCTGCACTATCGGCAAGTGGGCAAGCTGATTTCCACCTATGTGGAGGGATTGCTGAAGGAGATGACAGAGACGGGCAAGATTCACACCCGTTTCCAGCAGGCGATCACGGCGACGGGACGGCTCTCCAGTACGGATCCCAATCTGCAGAACATTCCGGTTCGGCTGGAAGAGGGGCGTCGGATTCGCCAGGTATTCGTCCCGTCCGAAGCAGACTGGGTAATCGTCTCCGCGGATTATTCGCAAATCGAGTTGCGGGTATTGGCTCATTTATCACAGGACGAAGGGCTGATGGAAGCCTTTCGTACCGATATGGATGTCCATACGAAAACGGCGATGGACGTATTCGGAGTGAAAGAATCCGATGTTACTTCGTTGATGCGGCGCCATGCCAAGGCGGTCAACTTCGGCATTGTCTATGGCATCAGTGATTACGGGTTGTCCCAGAACCTCAACATCTCCCGCAAAGAGGCAGCGGCGTTTATCCAACGGTATTTTGACAGCTACCCCGGTGTCAAACGATATATGGATGAAATTGTGCAGCAAGCGAAAAAGGAAGGGTATGTGTCCACCATGTTAAACCGTCGCCGCTACCTTCCGGATATCAATTCCCGTCACTTTAACCGTCGCAGCTTTGCCGAACGGACGGCGATGAACACGCCGATTCAGGGATCAGCGGCGGATATCATCAAACAGGCCATGGTCCACATGCAACAAGCCCTGAAAGAGGATGGATTAGATTCCCGCCTGTTGCTTCAGGTTCACGATGAACTGATCTTTGAAGCACCCCGGGACGAGGTGGATGCCTTGTCGGCGCGGGTGGTGGACGTGATGGAAGGGGCCGTGGAATTGTCCGTCCCTTTGAAGGTGGACGTCAACGTCGGGAAAACGTGGTACGAAGCAAAATAG
- the ytaF gene encoding sporulation membrane protein YtaF, translating to MWTGISLLILAVAVSLDSFGAGVTYGLRQIRIPILSILIISLCSACMVILAMLGGQWLSQWLPPWAADSLGAVIMIGIGVFALWNAFRKNTEAPVMETPVKPLRQESEQRVFTLEFRTLGYMVQILRTPAAADMDRSGTISPMEALMLGLALSLDAFGAGFGAALLGFSPWITALMVAGMSGVFLVAGMRAGFRLVQWKGIRAAVYLPGVLLIGIGVSRFFW from the coding sequence ATGTGGACCGGGATCTCTCTTCTGATATTGGCCGTCGCCGTCAGTTTGGATAGTTTTGGGGCGGGGGTCACATATGGCTTACGTCAAATCCGAATTCCCATTCTTTCAATTCTGATCATCAGTCTCTGCTCCGCATGTATGGTTATCTTGGCTATGTTGGGGGGGCAATGGCTGTCCCAGTGGCTCCCTCCATGGGCGGCAGATAGCCTGGGGGCTGTCATTATGATTGGCATCGGTGTGTTCGCCTTGTGGAATGCCTTTCGCAAAAATACGGAGGCTCCCGTGATGGAGACTCCGGTAAAACCATTACGTCAAGAAAGCGAACAACGCGTATTCACACTAGAGTTTCGCACGTTGGGTTATATGGTGCAGATTTTGCGCACTCCGGCTGCGGCAGATATGGATCGATCCGGTACGATCAGCCCGATGGAAGCGCTGATGTTGGGGTTGGCCTTGTCCCTGGATGCGTTTGGAGCAGGGTTTGGGGCCGCCTTGCTGGGCTTTTCTCCTTGGATTACAGCGTTGATGGTTGCCGGTATGAGTGGTGTATTTCTCGTAGCAGGCATGCGGGCGGGGTTTCGACTGGTTCAATGGAAGGGAATACGAGCGGCCGTTTATTTGCCTGGTGTGTTGTTGATCGGAATCGGAGTCAGCCGATTCTTCTGGTAA
- a CDS encoding UPF0182 family membrane protein encodes MKFKVIHNENPLHFEPPKKLITLGKWLGGLLLFLIISNVVVNRFADYIWMESLGFRSVFTTIFMAKITLGLIGFFLFFTSTFILFSNIRSIFLREFPNETWISLVQKRKSFIWLNTILSAFCGLLGSLLVQGLGWEPWLAYLSQSSFGVADPYFGHDVSFFVYTLPLWNFALSILLFIVGAAAFVKLILYSLRGLIKHSIRAQRHFLISVILFGLLITVQFLLAPYEKALTNSVNLFQDSVVFGVSYTDHWINIPLDYTMAGVSLLATVLFILAIVRQRFRFFSIGIGLFFGTLLLGGAASVVVQNFIVSPNEYVKEEPYLQHNLDYTRKAYELDEVDVQNKEINDTLSEDMLKRNQLTIDNIRINDARPLKDVYNQLQTLRPYYSFNDIDVDRYEIDGKYQQVFISVRELTQQRLPDQAQTWVNKHLRYTHGYGVSISNVNEITSEGLPEYVVKDLPPEGPVDIKKPQIYFGENDYNTVIVGSKVNEFDYPTSDENKTHNFEANTGIPMTGLNRFLFALDEKSFRYLVSDQITSESQLLQTRNIVDRVKRIAPFLQLDDDPYPVVRDDGSIVWLLDAFTMTHRYPFSDTGGHSRNYMKNPVKIAVDAYTGEVTFYLLDSDEPIAKTYQNIFPGLFETDIPEDIRSHFRYPIDLFKVQADMYRTYHMTNLELFYNREDVWQVPTEKYFNDDVRMEPYYVTMKLDDSDQEEFILMLPFTPNTKQNMIAWMAVRNDGEHYGETLVYQFTKQKNIYGPQQIENRINQNASISQQLNLWSQGGSRVIRGNLLVVPIEDTVMYVEPLYIESNNETSLPEVKQVIVAYQDYIVMEPTLERSIQRLMELIGEGVPPEKAEEEPQGEEKAPETTSADQLLKQIEDTFHSYQKANQNGNYEEAGRALKQLEQLLQKWREQEQTAENPDEES; translated from the coding sequence GTGAAATTCAAAGTCATTCACAATGAAAATCCGCTACACTTTGAACCTCCGAAAAAGCTGATCACCTTGGGGAAGTGGCTCGGCGGTCTCCTTCTTTTCCTCATCATCTCCAACGTCGTTGTCAACCGGTTCGCCGATTACATTTGGATGGAAAGTCTGGGTTTCCGTTCGGTGTTTACCACGATCTTTATGGCGAAAATAACCCTGGGTCTGATTGGATTTTTCTTGTTTTTCACCAGTACGTTCATCCTTTTTTCTAACATTCGCTCCATTTTTCTGCGCGAATTTCCCAATGAGACATGGATCTCCCTTGTTCAGAAACGCAAATCCTTCATTTGGCTAAATACGATCCTATCCGCCTTTTGCGGTTTGTTGGGAAGTTTGCTCGTGCAAGGCTTGGGGTGGGAACCGTGGCTGGCCTATTTAAGCCAGTCCTCTTTCGGTGTTGCCGACCCCTATTTCGGACATGACGTCTCTTTCTTCGTCTATACGCTCCCACTGTGGAATTTCGCCCTGTCCATCCTTCTGTTTATCGTCGGTGCAGCCGCTTTCGTGAAGCTCATCCTGTATTCCCTGCGCGGTTTGATCAAACACTCCATTCGTGCGCAGCGCCATTTTTTAATCAGTGTCATTCTGTTCGGACTGCTGATCACGGTCCAATTCCTGCTGGCCCCCTACGAAAAAGCGTTGACCAACAGCGTCAACCTGTTCCAAGATTCCGTCGTATTCGGGGTCAGCTATACCGACCATTGGATTAACATTCCGTTGGATTACACGATGGCAGGTGTATCTTTGCTCGCAACCGTACTGTTCATCCTCGCCATTGTGCGGCAGCGCTTCCGCTTCTTCAGCATCGGGATCGGACTCTTTTTCGGGACGCTGCTGCTCGGAGGAGCAGCTTCTGTGGTTGTACAAAACTTCATCGTCTCGCCCAACGAATATGTCAAAGAAGAACCATACTTACAGCACAACTTGGATTACACGCGAAAAGCGTATGAATTGGACGAAGTGGACGTTCAAAACAAAGAAATTAACGACACGCTTTCCGAGGACATGCTGAAACGCAACCAGTTAACCATCGATAATATCCGTATCAATGATGCCCGTCCGCTGAAAGATGTTTACAATCAATTGCAGACTTTGCGCCCGTATTATTCCTTTAACGATATCGACGTGGATCGCTATGAGATCGACGGAAAATACCAACAGGTGTTCATTTCCGTACGGGAATTGACGCAACAGCGATTGCCCGACCAGGCACAGACATGGGTGAACAAACACTTACGCTACACACATGGTTACGGTGTGTCGATCAGCAACGTAAACGAAATCACATCTGAGGGCCTGCCGGAATACGTAGTCAAAGATTTGCCCCCGGAAGGTCCAGTCGACATCAAAAAACCGCAAATCTACTTCGGCGAAAATGATTACAACACGGTAATCGTAGGTTCGAAAGTAAATGAGTTCGATTATCCCACCAGCGATGAAAATAAAACCCACAATTTTGAGGCGAACACCGGTATTCCAATGACCGGTTTGAACCGGTTCCTATTTGCCCTTGATGAAAAATCGTTCCGCTATCTCGTATCCGATCAGATTACGAGCGAAAGCCAACTGCTGCAAACCCGCAATATCGTCGATCGCGTCAAACGGATCGCCCCGTTTTTGCAATTGGACGACGATCCGTATCCTGTCGTAAGGGACGACGGCAGCATTGTCTGGCTGTTGGATGCCTTTACAATGACCCATCGATACCCGTTCTCGGATACGGGAGGCCATTCGCGAAACTATATGAAGAATCCGGTTAAGATTGCTGTAGACGCGTATACGGGTGAGGTCACGTTTTATTTGCTAGACTCGGATGAACCGATAGCAAAGACGTATCAAAACATTTTTCCTGGTCTGTTCGAAACCGACATACCGGAAGACATTCGCAGTCACTTCCGTTACCCGATCGATTTGTTCAAAGTTCAGGCAGACATGTACCGCACGTATCATATGACGAATTTGGAACTGTTCTACAACCGGGAAGACGTGTGGCAAGTCCCGACGGAAAAGTATTTCAACGACGATGTCAGGATGGAGCCCTATTATGTAACGATGAAACTGGACGACTCCGACCAGGAAGAGTTTATTCTGATGCTCCCCTTCACGCCGAATACGAAACAAAACATGATTGCTTGGATGGCTGTCCGTAATGACGGAGAGCATTACGGAGAAACATTGGTCTATCAATTTACCAAACAGAAGAACATTTACGGTCCCCAGCAAATTGAAAACCGTATTAACCAAAACGCTTCCATTTCACAACAGCTCAACCTCTGGTCACAGGGTGGTTCCCGTGTCATTCGCGGAAATTTACTCGTCGTACCGATTGAGGATACCGTGATGTACGTGGAGCCGCTGTACATTGAATCCAATAACGAAACATCACTGCCCGAGGTTAAACAAGTAATCGTCGCCTATCAAGATTATATTGTGATGGAACCGACACTGGAGCGTTCCATTCAACGGTTGATGGAATTGATCGGAGAAGGTGTCCCGCCGGAAAAAGCGGAAGAAGAACCGCAAGGAGAGGAAAAAGCTCCTGAAACCACCTCCGCCGACCAGTTGCTCAAGCAGATTGAGGACACCTTTCACTCGTACCAGAAAGCGAACCAGAATGGAAATTATGAAGAAGCCGGACGGGCACTGAAGCAGTTGGAACAGTTGCTTCAGAAATGGAGGGAGCAAGAGCAAACGGCTGAAAACCCTGATGAAGAGTCATAA
- a CDS encoding DMT family transporter has product MNSRPPINPYAALLVGVVFLSFAAIFVRASSAPSTVVAAYRMLFAFALLTPWWWWKHRREIFRLTGRQWGLTLLSGVFLALHFGLWFASLSYTSIASSVVLVTLQPLFAFAGAWIFFGERTRPAALVGAAIAVFGGMVLGWGDLAIGGTALFGDFLALMGAAMVTGYWLTGQYLRQSLSLMTYTYVVYGTAGMLLALAAVAMDQPLAPYPATDWLLFLALALFPTLLGHSILNWSIRWVPATTVSVSILGEPVGASILAAIFFAEVPTLWQWVGGALIVYGVYRFLKKREPM; this is encoded by the coding sequence GTGAATTCGCGACCGCCGATCAATCCTTATGCCGCCCTGTTGGTGGGAGTCGTTTTTCTCTCCTTTGCCGCCATCTTTGTCCGTGCTTCCTCGGCTCCCTCGACCGTCGTGGCCGCTTACCGAATGCTGTTTGCATTCGCCCTGTTAACCCCCTGGTGGTGGTGGAAACACCGCAGGGAGATCTTCCGACTCACGGGGCGCCAGTGGGGGCTAACCCTGTTATCCGGTGTATTTTTAGCCCTTCATTTCGGGCTCTGGTTCGCCTCACTCTCCTATACCAGCATCGCTAGTTCCGTCGTCCTGGTCACACTGCAGCCCCTATTCGCTTTCGCCGGCGCCTGGATCTTTTTCGGGGAACGGACCCGCCCCGCCGCATTAGTGGGGGCGGCCATTGCCGTGTTCGGAGGGATGGTACTCGGATGGGGGGATTTAGCCATCGGCGGCACGGCCTTGTTCGGCGATTTCCTCGCCCTCATGGGAGCCGCCATGGTAACCGGATATTGGTTGACGGGACAATATTTGCGCCAATCGCTCTCCCTCATGACCTACACCTATGTGGTATACGGTACCGCTGGAATGCTGCTGGCTCTGGCAGCCGTCGCAATGGATCAGCCTTTGGCCCCCTATCCCGCCACGGATTGGCTGTTGTTTTTGGCTCTGGCCCTCTTTCCCACCTTATTGGGACACAGCATCCTCAATTGGTCGATTCGCTGGGTACCCGCCACCACCGTATCGGTCAGTATTTTGGGAGAACCCGTTGGAGCCAGCATTCTGGCAGCCATCTTCTTCGCCGAAGTGCCCACCTTATGGCAATGGGTCGGAGGCGCCTTGATCGTCTACGGGGTCTACCGCTTCCTGAAAAAGCGGGAGCCGATGTAA
- the mutM gene encoding DNA-formamidopyrimidine glycosylase has product MPELPEVETVKRTLETLIVGKTIEKVTVDLPRIIQEPPDPALFEALLAGRTVTGVGRRGKFLRIFVDPWIIVSHMRMEGRYSVVRRQEPVAKHTHVRFHFTDGSELRYNDVRQFGTMHLYRQGEDLERPPLNKLGPEPLSDTFTLDVFRQRLSNRKTTIKALLLNQAVVSGLGNIYVDEALFEAGIHPERAVPEVTEEELKRLHAAIRSTLIKAVEAGGSSVRSYVNGKGEMGMFQLQIQVYGRKGEPCLHCGEPIAKTLVAGRGTHLCPRCQR; this is encoded by the coding sequence TTGCCAGAGTTGCCAGAGGTGGAAACGGTCAAGCGAACGTTGGAAACATTAATTGTGGGGAAGACGATTGAAAAGGTAACCGTCGATCTGCCGCGAATCATCCAGGAACCGCCGGACCCGGCACTGTTTGAGGCACTGTTGGCCGGCCGGACAGTGACAGGGGTGGGGCGCCGCGGAAAGTTCTTGCGGATTTTTGTGGATCCATGGATCATCGTCTCCCATATGCGGATGGAAGGTCGGTATTCCGTGGTCCGCCGCCAGGAACCGGTGGCAAAACATACCCATGTCCGGTTTCATTTTACAGATGGGTCCGAGTTGCGCTATAACGATGTCCGTCAATTTGGCACGATGCATTTATACCGGCAGGGGGAGGATTTGGAGCGTCCGCCATTGAACAAGTTGGGACCCGAACCATTGTCGGACACCTTTACACTGGATGTGTTCCGGCAGCGGCTTTCCAACCGCAAAACCACGATCAAGGCGCTGCTGTTGAACCAGGCGGTGGTGAGTGGCCTGGGCAATATTTATGTAGACGAGGCCTTGTTTGAAGCGGGAATCCATCCGGAACGCGCCGTCCCGGAAGTGACTGAGGAAGAGTTAAAACGGCTTCATGCCGCCATCCGTTCCACGTTAATCAAGGCGGTGGAGGCCGGAGGTTCTTCTGTCCGTTCTTATGTGAACGGCAAGGGAGAGATGGGGATGTTTCAGCTTCAGATCCAGGTATATGGCCGCAAAGGGGAACCCTGTCTTCACTGCGGAGAGCCGATCGCAAAAACGTTGGTGGCCGGGCGGGGCACCCACCTATGCCCGCGCTGCCAGCGTTGA